In Curtobacterium sp. MCPF17_002, one genomic interval encodes:
- a CDS encoding phage holin family protein: MSTTDHDDIPTGKPSFRDTVTAGLVQKALEPVLRAVRDEVASARREIGERVSGAKAGLVLTGVAVAFALTTLVALAGFVVALLALALPLWTATGITFGVFAIVTAVLFVVGLRGLRRGVPPVPTDTIRAAKERVTTAGDTAGD; the protein is encoded by the coding sequence ATGAGCACCACCGACCACGACGACATCCCGACCGGCAAGCCGTCCTTCCGCGACACCGTCACGGCCGGCCTGGTGCAGAAGGCCCTCGAGCCGGTGCTCCGCGCCGTGCGGGACGAGGTCGCGTCGGCCCGTCGTGAGATCGGCGAGCGGGTCAGCGGCGCGAAGGCGGGGCTCGTGCTCACCGGTGTCGCCGTGGCGTTCGCGTTGACCACGCTCGTCGCGTTGGCGGGCTTCGTGGTCGCGCTGCTCGCGCTGGCGCTCCCGCTCTGGACGGCGACGGGGATCACGTTCGGCGTCTTCGCGATCGTGACCGCGGTGTTGTTCGTCGTCGGGCTCCGGGGGCTCCGTCGGGGTGTGCCGCCGGTCCCGACGGACACCATCCGTGCGGCGAAGGAGCGCGTGACCACTGCGGGCGACACCGCCGGCGACTGA
- a CDS encoding LysR family transcriptional regulator substrate-binding protein has translation MTAALTIAFVPGVSPAKWARVWRERFPSVELLLRPIGSDEVDDALAGEVDMVFARVPVSDAHNAIPLWTETAVVAMPKDSPLADQREVTDADLTDVHIVDAGPVPADIDAALDLVEANVGVAVLPQSLFRAASRKDLVGRALVGAPGTQIVLAWRDEDTSEMTEEFIGVVRGRTANSSRNQADQPGGTDRDSEDDPRPSSGGGGRATAANKKTVAKRGATKGTGAKSGGGKNSTGRGRVQRGMKGKPKRGSKGNR, from the coding sequence ATGACCGCGGCACTCACCATCGCCTTCGTACCCGGGGTGTCCCCCGCGAAGTGGGCCCGCGTCTGGCGCGAACGCTTCCCCTCCGTCGAGCTCCTGCTCCGCCCGATCGGCTCGGACGAGGTGGACGACGCACTCGCCGGCGAGGTCGACATGGTCTTCGCCCGTGTCCCCGTCTCGGACGCCCACAACGCCATCCCGCTGTGGACCGAGACCGCCGTGGTCGCGATGCCGAAGGACTCGCCGCTCGCCGACCAGCGCGAGGTCACCGACGCGGACCTCACGGACGTGCACATCGTCGACGCCGGTCCGGTGCCGGCCGACATCGACGCGGCGCTCGACCTCGTCGAGGCGAACGTCGGCGTGGCCGTGCTCCCCCAGTCGCTGTTCCGTGCCGCCAGCCGCAAGGACCTCGTCGGCCGCGCGCTCGTCGGCGCGCCGGGGACGCAGATCGTGCTCGCCTGGCGCGACGAGGACACCTCCGAGATGACGGAGGAGTTCATCGGCGTGGTGCGTGGGCGCACCGCCAACAGTTCCCGGAACCAGGCGGACCAGCCTGGAGGCACGGATCGCGACTCCGAGGACGACCCGCGTCCGTCGAGTGGTGGCGGCGGCAGGGCCACAGCGGCCAACAAGAAGACGGTCGCGAAGCGAGGTGCCACCAAGGGCACCGGCGCGAAGAGCGGCGGCGGCAAGAACTCGACCGGACGCGGCCGCGTGCAGCGCGGGATGAAGGGCAAGCCGAAGCGCGGCTCGAAGGGCAACCGCTGA
- a CDS encoding TetR/AcrR family transcriptional regulator: MSKDAEVTRTLLVQAARRRFAFDGYRATTVRDIAADAGVNVALINRYFVSKEGLFRACLDRVVRDLGAVERPAPDPERTLRDLIGHVVRSPTDEDSMQLMLLLRSSGDDGADAIRRETLRRYAERLAGAVGGEVTDDLLVRAEIALAVVLGMTMLRTSTQVEPLASADHDAVAVPLDDALRALLTGGTGH; this comes from the coding sequence ATGAGCAAGGACGCCGAGGTCACCCGCACGCTGCTCGTGCAGGCCGCCAGACGTCGGTTCGCCTTCGACGGCTACCGAGCGACCACCGTGCGGGACATCGCCGCGGACGCCGGCGTGAACGTGGCCCTCATCAACCGGTACTTCGTGTCGAAGGAGGGGCTGTTCCGGGCGTGCCTCGACCGCGTCGTGCGCGACCTCGGCGCCGTGGAACGCCCTGCCCCGGACCCCGAACGCACCCTGCGTGACCTGATCGGGCACGTGGTGCGGTCGCCCACCGACGAGGACTCGATGCAGCTGATGCTGCTCCTGCGGTCCTCGGGCGACGACGGCGCCGACGCGATCCGCCGCGAGACCCTCCGTCGCTACGCCGAACGTCTCGCCGGAGCGGTCGGGGGCGAAGTCACCGACGACCTGCTCGTCCGTGCCGAGATCGCGCTCGCGGTGGTGCTCGGGATGACGATGCTCCGGACGTCGACGCAGGTCGAACCGCTGGCCTCCGCGGACCACGACGCCGTCGCGGTGCCCCTCGACGACGCCCTCCGTGCGCTGCTCACCGGCGGTACCGGACACTGA
- a CDS encoding DUF5997 family protein, translated as MAQEQTMKPETAAKKLGILLAAAPETFRSAPISRTAFDEIRTEPPTWLEELRRDGPHPRPVVAQKLGISISGLTRAGIDDPLTTAEIKTLLEQKPEWLVRERATQAAVHTENARVKQERAAKAAARAED; from the coding sequence ATGGCGCAGGAACAGACCATGAAGCCCGAGACGGCCGCGAAGAAGCTCGGCATCTTGCTGGCGGCCGCCCCGGAGACCTTCCGGAGCGCGCCGATCAGCCGGACCGCGTTCGACGAGATCCGCACGGAACCCCCGACCTGGCTCGAGGAGCTCCGTCGTGACGGACCGCATCCGCGACCCGTCGTGGCGCAGAAGCTCGGGATCTCGATCTCCGGACTGACCCGTGCGGGCATCGACGACCCGCTGACCACCGCGGAGATCAAGACGCTGCTCGAGCAGAAGCCCGAGTGGCTCGTCCGCGAGCGTGCGACGCAGGCGGCCGTGCACACCGAGAACGCCCGCGTGAAGCAGGAGCGCGCCGCCAAGGCGGCTGCCCGCGCCGAGGACTGA
- a CDS encoding GNAT family N-acetyltransferase, whose protein sequence is MVSIFNAPTRNLDIVTLHEILRLRQDVFVVEQECAYPDIDGRDLEPGTVQFWAGQGSVDATLRLLREPDGTERIGRVATTAASRGQGLAARLIEAAIAEARSPRIAIDAQAHLEEWYARFGFVRSGEDFVEDGILHLPMARTR, encoded by the coding sequence TTGGTCTCGATCTTCAACGCTCCGACCCGCAATCTGGACATCGTCACGCTGCACGAGATCCTCCGCCTCCGCCAGGACGTCTTCGTCGTGGAGCAGGAGTGCGCCTACCCCGACATCGACGGCCGCGACCTCGAGCCGGGCACCGTGCAGTTCTGGGCCGGGCAGGGCTCGGTCGATGCCACGCTGCGACTCCTGCGCGAGCCCGACGGCACCGAGCGCATCGGTCGGGTCGCGACCACGGCCGCATCCCGAGGGCAGGGACTGGCGGCGCGGCTCATCGAGGCAGCGATCGCCGAGGCACGGTCGCCGCGCATCGCGATCGACGCCCAGGCGCACCTCGAGGAGTGGTACGCGCGGTTCGGCTTCGTGCGCTCCGGCGAGGACTTCGTCGAGGACGGGATCCTGCACCTCCCGATGGCTCGCACGCGCTGA
- a CDS encoding chaplin family protein, translating to MNKYVSRGLWFTLFVGGLTLGGAVAANAATTSGADGTASGTQVAPSISAPVSATGNAFGVLGDAVSSVTSAVTSAPAPAAPASTPAAPAPAAAPSTSGSDGVASGTQVVPDVTAPVQVAGDAIAVGGDAASTSAAAAPAAPAAAPAPTAAAPAAAAPTTSGSDGVASGTQVVGDVTAPVTASGNAIAVGGDATSTAPAAPAAPAAPAAPAAPAAPAAPAAPAAAGTSAPTTSGTDGTASGTQVAPVVSIPVTVTGNGIGLLGDGSSTGATSAPATTTPAASAAGGTTSGSDGIASGSQVAPVVSVPVTVTGNGIGLLGDGDSAGTTTPATGTAGTGTSTPAPAAGGTTSGSDGVASGSQVAPVISLPITIGGNGIGLVGDGTSTGSVAPATGTGTGTTTPTAGGTTSGSDGVASGSQVAPVISLPITVGGNGIGVVGDGTSTGSTTPATGTGTTAPAAGGTTSGSDGTASGTQVSPVISLPVTIGGNGIGVVGDGTSTGSTTPATGTGTTTPTAGGTTSGDGGLLSGTELAPVISLPITIGGNGIGVVGDGTSTTTTPGTGTDPGTGTDPGDGTDPGDGTTPGDGTDPGDGTDPGDGTTPGDGTTPGDGTDPGDGTSNPGDGTGAGDGTVPGTVTTPVTGAAAVVATSASRAVTADAMTAGTSTVAQTAVQAAATGTQSGLAYTGATSPVLPAGFALLLLLAGAGTMVLRKRH from the coding sequence ATGAACAAGTACGTCTCGAGAGGGCTCTGGTTCACCCTCTTCGTCGGCGGGCTGACGCTCGGAGGGGCGGTCGCGGCGAACGCGGCGACGACCTCCGGAGCGGACGGCACCGCATCGGGCACGCAGGTGGCGCCGTCGATCAGCGCACCGGTGTCCGCGACCGGCAACGCATTCGGAGTGCTCGGCGACGCGGTGTCGTCGGTCACGTCGGCGGTCACGAGCGCTCCCGCACCGGCAGCGCCCGCATCCACCCCCGCGGCGCCGGCTCCGGCCGCTGCCCCGTCCACCTCCGGCTCGGACGGCGTGGCTTCGGGCACGCAGGTCGTGCCGGACGTCACCGCCCCGGTGCAGGTCGCCGGCGACGCGATCGCCGTCGGCGGGGACGCTGCGTCCACCTCGGCTGCAGCTGCTCCGGCCGCTCCGGCTGCGGCGCCTGCTCCGACAGCCGCTGCTCCGGCAGCCGCTGCTCCGACCACCTCCGGTTCGGACGGGGTGGCGTCTGGCACCCAGGTCGTCGGTGACGTGACCGCGCCGGTCACGGCATCCGGCAACGCGATCGCCGTCGGGGGCGACGCCACGTCGACTGCTCCGGCCGCTCCGGCCGCTCCGGCCGCTCCGGCTGCTCCGGCCGCTCCGGCTGCTCCGGCCGCTCCGGCTGCTCCGGCGGCTGCCGGCACCTCCGCTCCGACGACGTCGGGCACGGACGGGACGGCATCCGGCACGCAGGTCGCGCCGGTGGTGTCGATCCCGGTGACGGTGACCGGCAACGGCATCGGCCTCCTCGGTGACGGTTCGTCGACGGGTGCCACCTCGGCCCCGGCGACCACCACCCCCGCGGCGTCGGCTGCTGGCGGAACCACCTCGGGTTCGGACGGGATCGCCTCGGGTTCGCAGGTCGCTCCGGTGGTCTCCGTCCCGGTCACGGTGACCGGCAACGGCATCGGGCTGCTCGGTGACGGCGACTCCGCCGGCACGACGACCCCGGCGACCGGCACGGCCGGCACGGGCACGAGCACCCCGGCTCCGGCTGCTGGTGGCACGACCTCGGGTTCGGACGGGGTCGCCTCGGGTTCGCAGGTCGCTCCGGTGATCAGCCTCCCGATCACCATCGGCGGCAACGGCATCGGCCTCGTCGGTGACGGCACCTCGACCGGTTCGGTCGCTCCGGCGACCGGCACGGGCACCGGCACCACGACCCCGACTGCTGGTGGCACGACCTCGGGTTCGGACGGGGTCGCCTCGGGTTCGCAGGTCGCTCCGGTGATCAGCCTGCCGATCACCGTCGGTGGCAACGGGATCGGCGTCGTCGGTGACGGCACGAGCACGGGGTCGACGACCCCGGCGACGGGCACCGGCACCACGGCTCCGGCTGCTGGTGGCACGACCTCGGGTTCGGACGGCACAGCATCGGGTACGCAGGTCTCGCCGGTGATCAGCCTGCCGGTCACCATCGGTGGCAACGGGATCGGCGTCGTCGGTGACGGCACGAGCACGGGGTCGACGACCCCGGCGACCGGTACCGGCACCACGACCCCGACTGCTGGTGGCACGACCTCCGGCGACGGGGGACTCCTCTCCGGCACCGAGCTCGCCCCGGTGATCAGCCTGCCGATCACCATCGGCGGCAACGGGATCGGCGTCGTCGGTGACGGCACGAGCACGACCACGACGCCCGGCACGGGCACCGACCCGGGGACCGGTACGGACCCCGGTGACGGCACGGACCCCGGTGACGGCACCACGCCCGGTGACGGCACGGATCCCGGCGACGGCACCGACCCCGGTGACGGCACGACCCCCGGTGACGGCACGACCCCCGGTGACGGCACGGACCCCGGTGACGGCACCAGCAACCCCGGTGACGGGACCGGCGCCGGTGACGGCACCGTGCCCGGAACGGTGACCACCCCGGTCACCGGCGCCGCCGCGGTGGTGGCGACCAGCGCCTCCAGGGCCGTGACCGCCGACGCGATGACGGCCGGTACCTCGACGGTCGCACAGACCGCCGTCCAGGCCGCCGCCACCGGCACGCAGTCGGGGCTCGCCTACACGGGAGCCACCTCGCCGGTCCTGCCGGCCGGGTTCGCGCTGCTCCTGCTCCTCGCCGGAGCGGGGACGATGGTGCTGCGCAAGCGGCACTGA
- a CDS encoding alpha/beta hydrolase-fold protein: protein MLHDLLRIPITGRDVLVPVDVVALVLTLWVVAAPLLQRAGRRRTAHPVRAVAVRVVALAVGAGVGLVAIWWTGDVLDLFGVSFTPVTRMWLAFACAAVALLVVVLVQGGWTLRVTAVGAAACVALAAGLGVNVDFGFYKDVEQAIATNPYPTRALPAQASKSGTGTSTGPGRGEVDPADWHAPAGMPRMGETISVRIPGTVSHFRARKAVVWLPPAARTVHPPTLPVLVALSGQPGQPADMFQSGDLGRDLDHYAEAHEGLAPIVVAPDQLGAPERNPMCVDSRRLGRSATYVMTDTVRWIRQHLPVASGSGAWGIVGFSEGATCAMQFSTAHPGVFGSALAVSSELAPRNGSVQQTVALGFGGSAAAYRAAAPSAIMTAHGHYADHLTVFGYGQDDAPYHASTDALRAVAERVGMQTPLIVSPGSAHDWNTVRYVLSHGLPAVIAHLGLPATKGTL, encoded by the coding sequence GTGCTCCACGACCTCCTGCGCATCCCGATCACCGGACGCGACGTCCTCGTCCCCGTCGACGTCGTCGCCCTGGTGCTCACCCTCTGGGTGGTCGCCGCGCCGCTCCTGCAGCGGGCCGGTCGGCGGCGGACGGCGCACCCCGTCCGCGCCGTCGCCGTGCGGGTCGTCGCGCTCGCGGTGGGTGCAGGCGTCGGGCTCGTCGCGATCTGGTGGACGGGCGATGTGCTCGACCTGTTCGGGGTCTCGTTCACGCCGGTGACACGCATGTGGCTCGCGTTCGCCTGCGCGGCCGTCGCGCTGCTCGTCGTCGTCCTCGTGCAGGGCGGCTGGACGCTGCGCGTGACCGCGGTCGGTGCCGCTGCGTGCGTCGCCCTGGCCGCGGGACTCGGGGTGAACGTCGACTTCGGCTTCTACAAGGACGTCGAGCAGGCCATCGCGACGAACCCGTACCCGACGCGGGCGCTCCCCGCGCAGGCGAGCAAGAGCGGCACCGGCACAAGCACCGGACCCGGCCGCGGCGAGGTCGACCCGGCCGACTGGCACGCGCCCGCCGGGATGCCCCGCATGGGCGAGACGATCAGCGTGCGGATCCCCGGCACCGTGTCGCACTTCCGTGCCCGGAAGGCCGTGGTCTGGCTGCCGCCGGCGGCCCGGACGGTGCACCCGCCGACGTTGCCGGTGCTCGTCGCGCTGTCCGGCCAGCCCGGGCAGCCGGCCGACATGTTCCAGTCCGGCGACCTCGGCCGCGACCTGGACCACTACGCCGAGGCACACGAAGGACTCGCACCGATCGTCGTCGCACCCGACCAGCTCGGCGCGCCGGAACGGAACCCGATGTGCGTCGACTCCCGACGGCTCGGACGGAGCGCGACGTACGTGATGACCGACACCGTGCGGTGGATCCGGCAGCACCTGCCGGTCGCGAGCGGGTCCGGCGCGTGGGGGATCGTCGGGTTCTCCGAGGGGGCGACCTGCGCGATGCAGTTCTCCACCGCGCACCCCGGCGTGTTCGGGAGCGCGCTCGCCGTCTCGAGCGAGCTCGCCCCGCGGAACGGCAGTGTGCAGCAGACGGTCGCCCTCGGCTTCGGCGGTTCGGCCGCGGCGTACCGAGCGGCGGCGCCGAGCGCGATCATGACGGCGCACGGCCACTACGCGGACCACCTCACCGTGTTCGGCTACGGGCAGGACGACGCGCCGTACCACGCCTCGACGGACGCCCTCCGTGCCGTGGCCGAACGGGTCGGGATGCAGACGCCGCTCATCGTCTCGCCGGGCTCCGCCCACGACTGGAACACCGTGCGCTACGTTCTCTCCCACGGTCTGCCCGCGGTCATCGCGCACCTCGGCCTGCCGGCGACGAAGGGAACCCTGTGA
- a CDS encoding Lrp/AsnC family transcriptional regulator gives MSERPVRRPDPAPRLDEVDERILWTLAADARMPNNRLAAAVGIAPSTCLTRVRALEDAGVIRGYRAEVDVARLGFAIEAMVSVRVHAAARHELRDFAKRLLRVPVVQDVSFLAGDKDFLVHIACTSTEQLRDFVADELSGDPSVATTQTNIVFERLVADRAHQGRSFDELRRWRA, from the coding sequence GTGTCCGAACGCCCCGTCCGCCGCCCCGACCCCGCTCCCCGCCTCGACGAGGTCGACGAGCGGATCCTCTGGACGCTGGCGGCCGACGCCCGGATGCCGAACAACCGGCTCGCAGCGGCCGTCGGCATCGCCCCGTCGACGTGCCTGACCCGGGTCCGTGCGCTCGAGGACGCCGGCGTGATCCGCGGCTACCGCGCCGAGGTCGACGTGGCCCGGCTCGGGTTCGCGATCGAGGCGATGGTCTCCGTGCGGGTGCACGCCGCCGCTCGCCACGAGCTCCGGGACTTCGCGAAGCGCCTGCTCCGGGTGCCCGTCGTGCAGGACGTGTCGTTCCTGGCTGGCGACAAGGACTTCCTCGTGCACATCGCCTGCACGTCCACCGAGCAGCTCCGGGACTTCGTGGCCGACGAGCTCAGCGGTGACCCGTCGGTGGCGACGACGCAGACGAACATCGTGTTCGAGCGGCTCGTCGCGGATCGTGCGCACCAGGGCCGTTCGTTCGACGAACTCCGGCGCTGGCGCGCCTGA
- a CDS encoding MFS transporter: protein MTETMESPRTGSHPTTDGRRPNSTAIIVYLSLGGLSFAVLQSLVAPALSTIGKDLGASTSATSWVLTAYLLSASVLTPILGRLGDMIGKRKVLIVVLSILLVGAVLAALAPNLGTLIVGRALQGAAGAVMPLSIGIVRDELPKEKVSVTIGLLSAIFGIGAGVGIVAAGPIVEHLSWHWLFWLPAVLVVIALLGAVFGMPESPVRKPGRLDMAGTVVLGVSLVAILLAISEGETWGWGDVKTVGLLVLGAVALVAFVLVELRVSEPLIDVRLFAVRGVWTAHVVALVFGFAMFGTFVLVPTLLQLPTAVGYGFGKDVTQAGLFLLPTVIMMVIAGPIAGILVRKVGPKPPMLIGGFAIVAAFVIPAISHAELWQVVVSGLLTGVGIGMALAACSNAIIESVPANQTGEAISANTVVRTIGSSVGTAVIAALITSHSTPQGLPTDDAFTIGFWACTGVAVLAVAGALIAPSMRARRAAAAARGITDLDEVTE, encoded by the coding sequence ATGACCGAGACCATGGAGAGCCCGCGGACCGGGTCCCACCCCACCACCGACGGCCGTCGACCGAACAGCACGGCGATCATCGTCTACCTGTCCCTCGGTGGTCTGTCCTTCGCCGTGCTGCAGTCGCTCGTCGCCCCGGCGCTGTCGACGATCGGCAAGGACCTCGGCGCCTCCACGAGCGCGACGAGCTGGGTGCTCACCGCCTACCTGCTCTCCGCCTCGGTGCTGACGCCGATCCTCGGTCGCCTCGGTGACATGATCGGCAAGCGCAAGGTCCTCATCGTCGTCCTGTCGATCCTCCTCGTCGGGGCCGTGCTCGCCGCACTCGCGCCGAACCTCGGCACGCTCATCGTCGGCCGCGCGCTGCAGGGTGCCGCGGGCGCCGTGATGCCCCTCTCGATCGGCATCGTCCGCGACGAGCTGCCGAAGGAGAAGGTCAGCGTCACCATCGGTCTGCTCTCGGCGATCTTCGGCATCGGCGCCGGCGTCGGCATCGTGGCCGCCGGTCCGATCGTCGAGCACCTGTCCTGGCACTGGCTGTTCTGGCTCCCCGCCGTGCTCGTCGTGATCGCCCTGCTCGGTGCGGTCTTCGGCATGCCCGAGTCCCCCGTCCGCAAGCCCGGCCGGCTCGACATGGCCGGCACCGTGGTGCTCGGCGTCTCCCTCGTCGCGATCCTGCTGGCGATCAGCGAGGGTGAGACCTGGGGCTGGGGCGACGTGAAGACCGTCGGACTGCTCGTGCTCGGTGCCGTCGCGCTTGTCGCCTTCGTGCTCGTCGAACTCCGGGTCAGCGAGCCCCTCATCGACGTCCGGCTCTTCGCCGTCCGCGGGGTGTGGACGGCGCACGTCGTCGCCCTGGTCTTCGGCTTCGCGATGTTCGGCACGTTCGTCCTCGTCCCGACCCTGCTGCAGCTCCCCACCGCCGTCGGGTACGGCTTCGGCAAGGACGTCACCCAGGCCGGGCTCTTCCTGCTGCCGACCGTCATCATGATGGTCATCGCCGGACCGATCGCCGGCATCCTCGTGCGGAAGGTCGGACCGAAGCCGCCGATGCTCATCGGTGGGTTCGCCATCGTCGCCGCGTTCGTGATCCCGGCGATCTCGCACGCCGAGCTCTGGCAGGTCGTCGTCTCCGGCCTGCTGACCGGCGTCGGCATCGGCATGGCCCTCGCCGCCTGCTCGAACGCGATCATCGAGAGCGTCCCCGCGAACCAGACCGGCGAGGCGATCAGCGCCAACACCGTCGTCCGGACGATCGGCTCGAGCGTCGGCACCGCGGTCATCGCGGCACTCATCACCTCGCACAGCACCCCGCAGGGGCTGCCGACCGACGACGCGTTCACGATCGGCTTCTGGGCCTGCACCGGCGTGGCGGTCCTCGCGGTCGCCGGCGCCCTCATCGCCCCGTCGATGCGTGCGCGCCGCGCCGCGGCTGCGGCCCGCGGGATCACCGACCTCGACGAGGTCACCGAGTAG
- a CDS encoding DUF2156 domain-containing protein has translation MSAWRTVRRHPVTSAVLVLVLATSTTAVVLHVLHGTGPVSYGPFRVFAASTGVIALLLTLAGVVVLVGAAERLMGSWRTALAFVLTTVVGTGVGALSAFIDSDGRDVVPLLLGRATSFDPWTAIVGTIVTASAFAGPLWRRRIRVNALAVVAALLLYAGHASDLYAVLAAGTGWLLGELLRRTPKRLGWLRSSHRETRVLLGTVVLVSAVGPVIALVSRARVGILAPLAAVVGAGPVTPVHGCRADAIAGECLRALLAYRATDPWTVVLAAAPLLVLVVAGLGLFRGSRFAVWLVVVVDTVTAVAAAVTYGIVPGRVEQLHGMEDQFLVDLSIAASIVVPLATAVVLVVLRRSFTVLSSRRRVVTFAVTVGSAAVVIVAVVLVTAASSPQPVENPLRLAVAALGPLAPVAFWDRLPSLHPVLRVVIGLAGPVLWFVIALASVRPTGAVEADADPDGTRLDRARARALLEAAGGDAFGWMTTWHGNAYWFAEDGRAAVAFRREGRVAVTVGGPFGWPDARADAMTAFARWCDDNGWTAVFYGIGSEAAGTLTAQGWSTLPVAEDADLDPRTWTTSGKKKQDVRTSVNKARREGITATWSSWQRLPGSITRQIEAISEEWVAERELPEMGFTLGGVDEMRDPAVRTLVAQDDTGTVLAVTSWLPSHREGRVVGWTLDVMRRTGAAPNGVMEFLVASAADRMREDGIERLSLSAAPLAQASEGVPGSEGVQDLLDLVGGVLEPVYGFRSLLKFKLKFGPDLHPLVLAYPDPVALPAIGIAVVRAYLPDLSLRQAVALARGRS, from the coding sequence GTGAGCGCGTGGCGGACCGTCCGACGGCACCCGGTCACGTCAGCGGTCCTCGTCCTGGTGCTCGCCACCTCGACCACCGCCGTCGTCCTGCACGTGCTGCACGGCACGGGCCCGGTCTCCTACGGTCCCTTCCGGGTCTTCGCGGCCTCGACCGGCGTGATCGCCCTGCTCCTCACCCTCGCCGGCGTCGTCGTGCTCGTGGGGGCCGCCGAACGACTGATGGGCTCGTGGCGGACGGCGCTCGCCTTCGTCCTGACGACGGTCGTCGGGACGGGGGTCGGGGCGCTCAGCGCGTTCATCGACTCGGACGGGCGTGACGTCGTCCCGCTGCTCCTCGGCCGGGCCACGAGCTTCGACCCGTGGACGGCGATCGTGGGGACGATCGTCACCGCGAGCGCCTTCGCCGGACCCCTGTGGCGTCGGCGCATCCGGGTGAACGCGCTCGCCGTGGTCGCGGCGCTCCTGCTGTACGCCGGGCACGCGTCGGACCTCTACGCGGTGCTCGCCGCCGGCACGGGATGGCTCCTCGGCGAACTGCTCCGCCGGACCCCGAAGCGGCTCGGGTGGCTGCGCAGCTCCCACCGCGAGACCCGGGTCCTCCTCGGCACCGTCGTCCTCGTGTCGGCCGTCGGGCCGGTCATCGCCCTGGTGTCCCGCGCTCGGGTCGGCATCCTCGCACCGCTCGCCGCGGTGGTGGGCGCCGGACCGGTCACACCGGTGCACGGCTGCCGTGCTGACGCGATCGCGGGGGAGTGCCTCCGTGCCCTGCTGGCCTACCGCGCGACGGACCCCTGGACCGTGGTGCTCGCCGCGGCCCCGCTCCTCGTGCTCGTCGTCGCGGGACTCGGACTGTTCCGCGGCAGCCGGTTCGCGGTGTGGCTCGTCGTCGTCGTGGACACCGTCACCGCGGTCGCCGCGGCGGTCACCTACGGCATCGTCCCCGGGCGCGTCGAACAGCTGCACGGCATGGAGGACCAGTTCCTCGTCGACCTGTCCATCGCCGCGTCGATCGTCGTCCCGCTCGCGACCGCCGTCGTGCTGGTGGTGCTCCGACGGTCCTTCACCGTGCTGTCGTCGCGCCGCCGCGTGGTGACCTTCGCCGTGACGGTCGGGTCGGCGGCCGTCGTCATCGTCGCGGTCGTGCTGGTGACGGCCGCGTCGTCTCCGCAGCCGGTCGAGAACCCGCTGCGGCTCGCCGTGGCGGCGCTCGGTCCGCTCGCCCCGGTCGCGTTCTGGGACCGGCTGCCGTCGCTCCACCCCGTGCTCCGCGTCGTCATCGGACTGGCCGGCCCGGTGCTCTGGTTCGTCATCGCGCTCGCCTCCGTCCGACCGACCGGTGCGGTCGAAGCCGACGCCGACCCGGACGGCACCCGGCTCGACCGAGCGCGAGCCCGCGCCCTGCTCGAGGCCGCCGGCGGCGACGCGTTCGGCTGGATGACGACGTGGCACGGCAACGCGTACTGGTTCGCCGAGGACGGTCGAGCAGCCGTCGCGTTCCGTCGCGAGGGCCGGGTCGCGGTGACGGTCGGCGGCCCCTTCGGCTGGCCGGACGCGCGCGCCGACGCGATGACCGCCTTCGCCCGCTGGTGCGACGACAACGGCTGGACCGCCGTCTTCTACGGCATCGGCTCCGAGGCCGCCGGCACCCTCACCGCCCAGGGCTGGAGCACGCTGCCGGTCGCCGAGGACGCCGACCTCGACCCCCGCACGTGGACGACGAGCGGCAAGAAGAAGCAGGACGTCCGGACCTCGGTGAACAAGGCACGGCGCGAGGGGATCACCGCAACGTGGTCGAGCTGGCAGCGCCTGCCCGGTTCGATCACCCGGCAGATCGAGGCGATCTCCGAGGAGTGGGTCGCCGAACGCGAACTGCCCGAGATGGGCTTCACGCTCGGCGGCGTCGACGAGATGCGGGACCCGGCCGTCCGCACGCTCGTCGCGCAGGACGACACCGGCACCGTGCTCGCCGTCACCAGCTGGTTGCCGAGCCACCGTGAGGGCCGCGTCGTCGGGTGGACGCTCGACGTCATGCGCCGCACCGGTGCCGCACCGAACGGCGTGATGGAGTTCCTCGTCGCGAGTGCTGCCGACCGCATGCGCGAGGACGGCATCGAGCGGCTCAGCCTGTCCGCCGCGCCGCTCGCCCAGGCATCGGAGGGCGTCCCCGGGAGCGAGGGCGTGCAGGACCTGCTCGACCTGGTCGGCGGGGTGCTCGAGCCCGTCTACGGGTTCCGGTCCCTCCTGAAGTTCAAGCTCAAGTTCGGGCCCGATCTGCACCCGCTGGTGCTCGCCTACCCGGACCCGGTCGCGCTGCCCGCGATCGGGATCGCGGTGGTGCGCGCGTACCTGCCGGACCTGTCGCTCCGGCAGGCGGTCGCCCTGGCGCGGGGGCGCAGCTGA